Proteins encoded by one window of Salvia splendens isolate huo1 chromosome 5, SspV2, whole genome shotgun sequence:
- the LOC121801979 gene encoding aluminum-activated malate transporter 4-like produces MANLGSLRQSLVERGRERLLSRKYYSEAESEGYYVRHEGCFHWVFRVMGESLSRWWKRLEEIAVSAYEMGRSDPRKAMFAAKMGCALSLVSLLIFFKEPSTYITKHSIWAVLTVVVVFEFSIGATLSKGFNRALGTLSAGALSLGIAELAKLAGEFHEVVVVISIFIAGSLSSYLKLHPAVKQYEYGFRVFMLTFCIVLVSDSSEFLQTAVSRLVLIAVGAGVCLVMNVCIFPIWSGEDLHKLVVKNFKGVATSLEGCINMYLQCVEYERIPSKILIYQASDDPLYKGYRTAVESTSQEETLLSFAVWEPPHGRYRMLNYPWGEYVKVSGALRHCAFMVMAMHGCILSEIQAPSELRQVFKDGIQRVGTEGAKVLTMLSEKVEKMEKLDTEDPLEAIHDAAENLQMMIDQKSYLLVNAESWESDRRPENLDPEKIREMKENENKPFLIKSLSSINQQSTQTLRNYDAFTANRSINNFSQSELGSGEDVLKQQTMWPSRLSLIGDSILNEREVRTYESASALSLANFTSLLIEFVARLQNLVHSFEELSEKAKFRELVEMTEMQTSTSFCSRVLECLCCCRQTNAVQAVVR; encoded by the exons ATGGCGAATTTGGGGTCTCTGCGGCAGAGCTTggtggagagagggagagagcggcTGCTGTCTCGGAAGTACTACTCGGAGGCGGAATCGGAGGGGTACTACGTGCGGCACGAGGGCTGCTTCCACTGGGTGTTCCGAGTGATGGGGGAGAGCCTGTCGCGGTGGTGGAAGAGACTCGAGGAGATTGCGGTGAGCGCGTATGAGATGGGGAGATCGGATCCCAGGAAGGCCATGTTTGCTGCTAAAATGGGCTGCGCTTTGTCCCTCGTTTCGCTGCTCATCTTTTTTAAAGAGCCCTCCACTTATATCACCAAGCATTCCATTTGGGCCGTTCTTACTGTTGTGGTTGTCTTTGAGTTCAGCATAG GAGCTACTTTGAGCAAAGGGTTTAATCGAGCATTGGGGACCCTCTCGGCTGGTGCACTATCTTTAGGGATTGCAGAATTGGCAAAGCTTGCTGGAGAATTTCATGAAGTCGTCGTTGTCATCAGTATTTTTATCGCGG GGTCCTTGTCTAGTTATCTGAAGCTGCACCCGGCCGTGAAGCAGTACGAATATGGATTCCGTGTCTTCATGCTGACATTCTGCATCGTGCTGGTGTCTGATTCGTCGGAGTTTCTTCAGACCGCTGTTTCCAGACTGGTGCTGATCGCAGTCGGTGCTGGTGTCTGCTTAGTCATGAATGTGTGCATTTTCCCCATTTGGTCCGGCGAGGATTTGCACAAGCTGGTCGTGAAGAACTTTAAAGGGGTCGCCACGTCTTTGGAAG GTTGTATCAATATGTACTTGCAGTGTGTCGAGTACGAAAGAATACCATCGAAGATTCTGATCTACCAGGCTTCGGATGATCCTCTTTACAAGGGATATCGAACTGCTGTGGAGTCCACTAGCCAAGAGGAGACTCTG TTGAGCTTTGCTGTCTGGGAGCCGCCTCACGGACGTTATAGAATGTTGAACTATCCTTGGGGCGAATACGTGAAGGTCAGTGGCGCTCTGAGGCACTGTGCTTTCATGGTGATGGCAATGCACGGGTGTATTCTTTCGGAAATACAG GCACCTTCTGAACTAAGGCAGGTATTTAAGGATGGAATTCAGAGAGTCGGCACCGAAGGAGCCAAAGTTCTCACAATGCTTAGTGAAAAAGTCGAAAAGATGGAGAAACTAGACACGGAGGACCCTCTCGAAGCTATTCACGATGCTGCGGAGAATCTGCAGATGATGATTGACCAGAAATCGTACCTTTTGGTGAACGCGGAGAGCTGGGAGAGCGACAGACGCCCTGAAAATCTCGACCCAGAAAAGATCCGCgaaatgaaagagaatgaaaacAAGCCATTCTTGATCAAGTCTCTCAGCTCAATCAACCAGCAGTCGACTCAGACACTTCGCAACTACGATGCATTTACTGCAAACCGAAGCATCAACAACTTCTCCCAATCCGAACTGGGTTCTGGAGAGGACGTCCTCAAGCAGCAGACCATGTGGCCTTCACGCCTCTCTCTGATCGGTGATTCCATCCTCAATGAGCGTGAGGTCCGCACATATGAAAGCGCGAGTGCATTGTCTCTCGCGAATTTCACCTCTTTGTTGATCGAGTTCGTTGCCAGGCTTCAGAACCTGGTTCACTCGTTCGAGGAACTCAGCGAGAAGGCTAAGTTCAGAGAGCTGGTTGAGATGACGGAAATGCAAACGAGCACCAGTTTCTGCTCCAGAGTGCTCGAATGCTTGTGCTGCTGCAGACAGACTAACGCAGTCCAAGCAGTTGTACGATGA
- the LOC121802023 gene encoding 60S ribosomal protein L13-1-like, producing the protein MKHNNVIPNGHFKKHWQNYVKTWFNQPARKARRRTARQEKAVKIFPRPTAGPLRPVVRGQTLKYNMKVRAGRGFSLEELKAAGIPKKLAPTVGISVDHRRRNSSLEGFQTNVQRLKTFKAKLVVFPRRVRKFKAGDSTPEELATATQVSGAYMPIVSEKPAMDLVKVTEEMKSFRAYDKLRLERTNARHVGVRAKRAAEAEKEEKK; encoded by the exons ATGAAGCATAACAATGTCATCCCAAATGGGCACTTCAAGAAGCACTGGCAAAACTATGTGAAAACATGGTTTAACCAGCCTGCCCGAAAGGCCAGGAGAAGAACCG CGCGACAAGAGAAAGCTGTTAAGATCTTCCCCAGACCTACTGCTGGACCACTTCGTCCCGTTGTCCGCGGGCAGACTCTGAAGTACAACATGAAAGTCAGAGCTGGCAGAGGATTCTCTCTTGAGGAGCTTAAG GCTGCTGGTATCCCTAAGAAACTCGCACCAACTGTCGGCATCTCTGTTGATCACCGACGTAGAAACAGTTCATTGGAGGGCTTCCAAACTAATGTTCAGAGACTGAAGACATTTAAGGCCAAGCTCGTTGTCTTCCCAAGACGTGTTCGCAAATTCAAG GCGGGTGACTCTACTCCCGAGGAGCTGGCTACAGCCACACAAGTTTCCGGAGCTTACATGCCTATTGTTAGCGAGAAGCCGGCTATGGATCTTGTTAAGGTCACGGAAGAGATGAAATCGTTCAGGGCATATGACAAGCTGCGTCTCGAGAGGACTAATGCCCGCCATGTAGGTGTTAGGGCCAAGAGGGCGGCCGAGGCCGAGAAGGAAGAAAAGAAGTAA
- the LOC121802164 gene encoding uncharacterized protein LOC121802164 isoform X2: MDFHGLTRRELQAFCKRNKIPANMTNAAMADALSALEIVEGIEDFMKTSQSESTQSSIELQDSLEVTSPYVPPTGGRSTRRRNVSNAEPLVMTTARRTTRKTAVKAQADAMETPAVAAQASRRRVQIAPTCLELDSQLEKCVEQKKDALMTPAAVGATSRRRRAEETEKKVYSTRRSARLAVKSMPLLSGETELSKEELFAKDSEDQEVNQKEVSGVTVENVEEDKEKSELSNHELCSRDCEDQEVNLKELSGITGADAVENMEEGKENSEKDITMGEVEKGTDFVVEVQHNEKICDNAEYPADEDTELEVQQSEGCVDAPKCENEEVTVENSKQVEDIETDAGSEDEAVEFESKCETEFTVENSKEVEDIETEAGSEEEAAEFESKCETEFTVENSKEVENIEIDAGCEEETTEFESKCETEVTVEKLNEVDDDETDAGSEDDAAEFESKVVVSDDDEVEVECEDDHDLNVTLGKLTEMRLEQEVDFGIHEETKKTETETVQVEESEKTELKKAETETMEVEETVAVQADDTNKAGKDKVRPFKDESLRKLSKMLKEKLQISSKRSSNEVSQRAALQELPENTLIGKRKNL; encoded by the exons ATGGATTTCCACGGCCTTACAAGGAGAGAGCTGCAGGCGTTCTGCAAGAGGAATAAAATCCCAGCCAACATGACCAATGCTGCCATGGCCGACGCTCTCAGTGCTCTCGAGATC GTTGAAGGCATTGAGGATTTTATGAAGACATCTCAATCAGAAAGCACACAATCATCCATTGAGCTACAAGACAGCTTGGAGGTAACATCTCCATATGTTCCTCCAACTGGTGGCCGGAGCACACGACGGAGAAATGTCTCCAACGCCGAACCTTTGGTAATGACCACGGCTCGACGAACTACCCGGAAAACTGCTGTCAAAGCGCAGGCCGATGCAATGGAAACTCCGGCAGTGGCGGCCCAGGCTAGCCGAAGGAGGGTCCAGATTGCCCCAACGTGTCTTGAACTGGATTCGCAGTTGGAGAAATGCGTGGAACAGAAGAAGGATGCTTTGATGACCCCTGCTGCAGTGGGGGCTACTAGCCGGAGAAGAAGGGCCGAGGAGACAGAGAAGAAGGTGTACAGCACACGACGATCGGCCAGGTTGGCAGTGAAAAGTATGCCATTGTTGAGTGGAGAAACTGAGCTTTCTAAAGAGGAATTGTTTGCTAAAGATTCTGAAGACCAGGAGGTGAATCAGAAAGAAGTGTCAGGAGTTACTG TTGAAAATGTGGAGGAGGATAAAGAAAAATCTGAGCTTTCCAATCACGAATTATGTTCTAGAGATTGTGAAGATCAGGAGGTGAATCTGAAAGAACTGTCAGGAATTACTG GTGCTGATGCAGTTGAAAATATGGAGGAGGGTAAAGAAAATTCTGAAAAGGATATAACCATGGGAGAAGTAGAAAAGGGCACTGATTTTGTAGTGGAAGTTCAACATAATGAAAAGATATGTGATAACGCAGAATATCCTGCTGATGAAGACACAGAATTGGAAGTTCAACAAAGTGAAG GCTGTGTCGATGCCCCCAAATGTGAAAATGAAGAAGTCACAGTTGAGAACTCAAAACAAGTTGAAGATATTGAGACCGATGCAGGATCTGAAGACGAGGCTGTGGAGTTTGAAAGCAAATGTGAAACTGAATTCACAGTTGAGAACTCAAAAGAAGTAGAAGATATTGAGACCGAAGCTGGATCTGAAGAAGAGGCTGCTGAGTTTGAAAGCAAATGTGAAACTGAATTCACAGTTGAGAACTCAAAAGAAGTAGAAAATATTGAGATAGATGCAGGATGTGAAGAAGAGACTACTGAGTTTGAAAGCAAATGTGAAACTGAAGTCACGGTTGAGAAGTTGAACGAAGTAGATGATGATGAGACAGATGCAGGATCTGAAGATGATGCTGCTGAGTTTGAAAGCAAAG TGGTAGTGTCTGATGATGATGAGGTTGAGGTAGAGTGTGAAGATGATCATGACTTGAATGTGACATTAGGTAAACTCACAGAGATGAGACTGGAACAAGAAGTTGATTTTGGTATTCATGAAGAGACGAAGAAGACTGAAACTGAAACTGTTCAAGTCGAAGAAAGTGAAAAAACGGAGCTCAAGAAGGCAGAAACGGAAACTATGGAGGTTGAAGAAACTGTTGCTGTCCAAGCAGATGACACGAACAAGGCAGGGAAAGACAAAGTGCGTCCTTTCAAAGATGAGAGCTTGAGAAAGCTCTCCAAGATGTTGAAGGAGAAGCTGCAGATATCGAGTAAACGATCAAGCAACGAGGTCAGCCAGAGAGCAGCTTTGCAAGAGCTGCCTGAGAACACATTGATTGGAAAGCGAAAAAACCTTTGA
- the LOC121801975 gene encoding uncharacterized protein LOC121801975 isoform X2, whose translation MLLGIPYLMMQRQVQKAIAFARKAHHGQTRKTGDPYISHCIHTGKILAVLVPSDGKRAVDTIVAGILHDIVDDTCESLDSIEREFDSDAAKLVAGVSRLSYINQLLRRRRRMSVGQDTLNHEEANNLRAMLLGMVDDPRVVLIKLADRLHNMRTIYALPPSKAQAVAQETLAIWCSLASRLGLWALKAELEDLCFAVLQPKVFRQLRADLVSMWSPSNNGNLRRISTKSSGVVHFHECEESGDLDEENSMKVLLQAVLPFDLLLDRKKRVDFSHKFSTCLDTPKKPKVVRDAGVALASLVVCEEALERELFISTSYVPGMEVSLSGRLKSLYSIYSKMIRKDVGIRKVYDARALRVIVGDKNGTLHGQAVQCCYNLLNIIHKLWAPIDGEFDDYIVNPKPSGYQSLHTAVQGPDSSPLEVQIRTQRMHEYAEHGLAAHWLYKEAENILPSKIIVDDSNIGVLSDFSEKIENQASVETDMLLKYSSLKVGHPVLRVEAGQLLAAVIVSVDNDGRELLVAVGFGLAAYAAVAERRSPYQIKRWKVHADLFKKVSDQWWCAPGHGDWCTNLEKYTLCRDGIYHKQDQFERCLPTFIQVIELTEWEEAEYWAVVSAVFEGKPTTPSVFDSNSLKPTSAFNSALLDTGINNKVQLLRTMLQWEEQLRSEAGLRQLKFDRKFRNTESLSLGEVAVVCWPHGEIMRLRTGSTAGDAARRIGFDGKLVSINGQLVLPNTELKDGDVVEVRL comes from the exons ATGTTACTGGGTATCCCATATTTAATGATGCAAAG GCAGGTGCAAAAGGCAATTGCATTTGCAAGGAAAGCTCACCATGGTCAGACAAGAAAAACGGGGGACCCCTATATATCCCACTGTATTCACACAGGCAAAATTTTAGCTGTTTTAGTCCCATCAGATGGTAAAAGA GCAGTTGATACAATTGTAGCTGGGATCCTCCATGACATAGTTGATGACACTTGTGAAAGTTTGGACAGCATAGAGCGAGAATTTGATTCTGATGCTGCAAAGTTGGTGGCTGGAGTTTCCCGACTGAGCTATATTAATCAG CTACTACGAAGACGCCGTAGAATGAGTGTAGGTCAGGATACCCTCAACCATGAAGAG GCAAATAATTTACGAGCAATGCTTCTGGGCATGGTTGACGATCCACGTGTCGTTCTCATCAAGCTTGCAGATCGACTTCATAATATGAGAACCAT ATATGCTCTACCTCCCAGCAAAGCCCAGGCTGTGGCACAGGAGACGTTAGCTATTTGGTGCTCACTTGCTTCCAGACTGGGTCTGTGGGCTCTTAAAGCTGAACTTGAAGATCTGTGCTTTGCTGTCCTTCAG CCTAAAGTGTTTCGTCAACTGAGGGCAGACCTTGTGTCCATGTGGAGCCCTAGTAACAATGGCAACCTGAGAAGAATATCAACAAAGTCAAGTGGTGTTGTACACTTTCACGAATGTGAAGAATCTGGAGATTTGGATGAGGAAAATAGCATGAAG GTTCTTTTGCAAGCTGTGCTTCCATTTGATCTCTTATTGGATAGAAAAAAACGTGTAGATTTTTCTCACAAATTTTCAACATGCTTGGATACTCCAAAAAAACCCAAAGTTGTGAGGGATGCTGGTGTTGCTCTGGCATCACTAGTAGTTTGTGAAGAAGCATTGGAGCGAGAATTATTTATTTCAACATC TTATGTTCCTGGAATGGAAGTATCGCTATCTGGACGGCTGAAAAGTCTGTATAGCATCTACAGTAAG ATGATAAGAAAAGATGTCGGAATCAGGAAAGTATATGATGCCAGAGCATTGAGGGTCATTGTTGGAGATAAGAATGGGACTTTGCATGGGCAGGCGGTTCAATGTTGTTACAATCTACTTAACATCATACACAA ACTTTGGGCCCCAATCGACGGCGAATTTGACGATTACATTGTCAACCCAAAACCAAGTGGTTACCAA TCACTTCATACTGCAGTGCAAGGGCCTGACTCTTCTCCTCTTGAAGTTCAAATACGAACACAG AGAATGCATGAGTATGCTGAACACGGGCTTGCTGCACATTGGTTATACAAGGAAGCAGAGAATATATTGCCATCAAAGATAATTGTAGATGATTCTAACATTGGGGTCTTGTCAGATTTTTCTgagaaaatagaaaatcaagCTTCCGTTGAGACTGATATGCTACTAAAATATAGCTCACTTAAAGTAGGTCATCCAGTTCTTAGAGTGGAAGCTGGCCAATTGCTTGCTGCAGTTATTGTCAG CGTAGATAATGATGGAAGAGAATTGCTTGTTGCTGTGGGTTTTGGTCTAGCTGCGTATGCTGCAGTAGCTGAAAGAAGATCCCCGTACCAAATAAAAAGATGGAAAGTTCATGCAGATCTGTTTAAAAAG GTATCGGATCAATGGTGGTGCGCACCAGGCCACGGGGATTGGTGTACTAACTTGGAAAAGTACACCCTTTGTCGAGATGGTATATACCATAAG CAAGACCAATTTGAACGATGTTTGCCTACTTTCATCCAAGTTATCGAGTTGACAGAGTGGGAAGAAGCTGAATACTGGGCTGTTGTCTCAGCTGTTTTTGAGGGGAAACCGACTACTCCATCTGTTTTCGACTCAAACTCTTTGAAGCCTACCTCTGCTTTTAATTCTGCTTTGCTGGACACTGGCATCAATAACAAG GTACAACTTCTGAGAACAATGCTTCAATGGGAAGAGCAGCTGCGTTCTGAAGCAGGGCTACGACAGCTTAAGTTCGACAGGAAATTCAGGAACACAGAATCGCTCTCTCTCGGTGAAGTTGCAGTGGTGTGCTGGCCGCACGGGGAAATAATGAGACTGCGCACTGGTAGCACAGCTGGTGATGCTGCTAGAAGGATCGGATTTGATGGGAAGCTCGTGTCGATAAACGGGCAGCTGGTGCTACCTAACACAGAGTTGAAAGATGGTGATGTAGTTGAAGTCAGGCTGTAA
- the LOC121802164 gene encoding glutamic acid-rich protein-like isoform X1, producing MDFHGLTRRELQAFCKRNKIPANMTNAAMADALSALEIVEGIEDFMKTSQSESTQSSIELQDSLEVTSPYVPPTGGRSTRRRNVSNAEPLVMTTARRTTRKTAVKAQADAMETPAVAAQASRRRVQIAPTCLELDSQLEKCVEQKKDALMTPAAVGATSRRRRAEETEKKVYSTRRSARLAVKSMPLLSGETELSKEELFAKDSEDQEVNQKEVSGVTVENVEEDKEKSELSNHELCSRDCEDQEVNLKELSGITGADPVKNMDEDKEKSELSNDELSAKDCEDQKVNQKEDHNELSGITGADAVENMEEGKENSEKDITMGEVEKGTDFVVEVQHNEKICDNAEYPADEDTELEVQQSEGCVDAPKCENEEVTVENSKQVEDIETDAGSEDEAVEFESKCETEFTVENSKEVEDIETEAGSEEEAAEFESKCETEFTVENSKEVENIEIDAGCEEETTEFESKCETEVTVEKLNEVDDDETDAGSEDDAAEFESKVVVSDDDEVEVECEDDHDLNVTLGKLTEMRLEQEVDFGIHEETKKTETETVQVEESEKTELKKAETETMEVEETVAVQADDTNKAGKDKVRPFKDESLRKLSKMLKEKLQISSKRSSNEVSQRAALQELPENTLIGKRKNL from the exons ATGGATTTCCACGGCCTTACAAGGAGAGAGCTGCAGGCGTTCTGCAAGAGGAATAAAATCCCAGCCAACATGACCAATGCTGCCATGGCCGACGCTCTCAGTGCTCTCGAGATC GTTGAAGGCATTGAGGATTTTATGAAGACATCTCAATCAGAAAGCACACAATCATCCATTGAGCTACAAGACAGCTTGGAGGTAACATCTCCATATGTTCCTCCAACTGGTGGCCGGAGCACACGACGGAGAAATGTCTCCAACGCCGAACCTTTGGTAATGACCACGGCTCGACGAACTACCCGGAAAACTGCTGTCAAAGCGCAGGCCGATGCAATGGAAACTCCGGCAGTGGCGGCCCAGGCTAGCCGAAGGAGGGTCCAGATTGCCCCAACGTGTCTTGAACTGGATTCGCAGTTGGAGAAATGCGTGGAACAGAAGAAGGATGCTTTGATGACCCCTGCTGCAGTGGGGGCTACTAGCCGGAGAAGAAGGGCCGAGGAGACAGAGAAGAAGGTGTACAGCACACGACGATCGGCCAGGTTGGCAGTGAAAAGTATGCCATTGTTGAGTGGAGAAACTGAGCTTTCTAAAGAGGAATTGTTTGCTAAAGATTCTGAAGACCAGGAGGTGAATCAGAAAGAAGTGTCAGGAGTTACTG TTGAAAATGTGGAGGAGGATAAAGAAAAATCTGAGCTTTCCAATCACGAATTATGTTCTAGAGATTGTGAAGATCAGGAGGTGAATCTGAAAGAACTGTCAGGAATTACTG GTGCTGATCCAGTTAAAAATATGGATGAGGATAAAGAAAAGTCTGAGCTTTCCAATGATGAATTATCTGCTAAAGATTGTGAAGATCAGAAGGTGAATCAGAAAGAAGACCACAATGAACTGTCAGGAATTACTG GTGCTGATGCAGTTGAAAATATGGAGGAGGGTAAAGAAAATTCTGAAAAGGATATAACCATGGGAGAAGTAGAAAAGGGCACTGATTTTGTAGTGGAAGTTCAACATAATGAAAAGATATGTGATAACGCAGAATATCCTGCTGATGAAGACACAGAATTGGAAGTTCAACAAAGTGAAG GCTGTGTCGATGCCCCCAAATGTGAAAATGAAGAAGTCACAGTTGAGAACTCAAAACAAGTTGAAGATATTGAGACCGATGCAGGATCTGAAGACGAGGCTGTGGAGTTTGAAAGCAAATGTGAAACTGAATTCACAGTTGAGAACTCAAAAGAAGTAGAAGATATTGAGACCGAAGCTGGATCTGAAGAAGAGGCTGCTGAGTTTGAAAGCAAATGTGAAACTGAATTCACAGTTGAGAACTCAAAAGAAGTAGAAAATATTGAGATAGATGCAGGATGTGAAGAAGAGACTACTGAGTTTGAAAGCAAATGTGAAACTGAAGTCACGGTTGAGAAGTTGAACGAAGTAGATGATGATGAGACAGATGCAGGATCTGAAGATGATGCTGCTGAGTTTGAAAGCAAAG TGGTAGTGTCTGATGATGATGAGGTTGAGGTAGAGTGTGAAGATGATCATGACTTGAATGTGACATTAGGTAAACTCACAGAGATGAGACTGGAACAAGAAGTTGATTTTGGTATTCATGAAGAGACGAAGAAGACTGAAACTGAAACTGTTCAAGTCGAAGAAAGTGAAAAAACGGAGCTCAAGAAGGCAGAAACGGAAACTATGGAGGTTGAAGAAACTGTTGCTGTCCAAGCAGATGACACGAACAAGGCAGGGAAAGACAAAGTGCGTCCTTTCAAAGATGAGAGCTTGAGAAAGCTCTCCAAGATGTTGAAGGAGAAGCTGCAGATATCGAGTAAACGATCAAGCAACGAGGTCAGCCAGAGAGCAGCTTTGCAAGAGCTGCCTGAGAACACATTGATTGGAAAGCGAAAAAACCTTTGA
- the LOC121801975 gene encoding uncharacterized protein LOC121801975 isoform X1, whose product MSSCRSSTMFIGPKTSVIIRRSRFFIGKPAKFRCLLSPILPEFAVTASLSSVLSSGNMIAAAAGSSTAHGAVTSAITQVAVTAVAIASGACLSTKVEFLWPKVDEQPGSHILDGVDVTGYPIFNDAKVQKAIAFARKAHHGQTRKTGDPYISHCIHTGKILAVLVPSDGKRAVDTIVAGILHDIVDDTCESLDSIEREFDSDAAKLVAGVSRLSYINQLLRRRRRMSVGQDTLNHEEANNLRAMLLGMVDDPRVVLIKLADRLHNMRTIYALPPSKAQAVAQETLAIWCSLASRLGLWALKAELEDLCFAVLQPKVFRQLRADLVSMWSPSNNGNLRRISTKSSGVVHFHECEESGDLDEENSMKVLLQAVLPFDLLLDRKKRVDFSHKFSTCLDTPKKPKVVRDAGVALASLVVCEEALERELFISTSYVPGMEVSLSGRLKSLYSIYSKMIRKDVGIRKVYDARALRVIVGDKNGTLHGQAVQCCYNLLNIIHKLWAPIDGEFDDYIVNPKPSGYQSLHTAVQGPDSSPLEVQIRTQRMHEYAEHGLAAHWLYKEAENILPSKIIVDDSNIGVLSDFSEKIENQASVETDMLLKYSSLKVGHPVLRVEAGQLLAAVIVSVDNDGRELLVAVGFGLAAYAAVAERRSPYQIKRWKVHADLFKKVSDQWWCAPGHGDWCTNLEKYTLCRDGIYHKQDQFERCLPTFIQVIELTEWEEAEYWAVVSAVFEGKPTTPSVFDSNSLKPTSAFNSALLDTGINNKVQLLRTMLQWEEQLRSEAGLRQLKFDRKFRNTESLSLGEVAVVCWPHGEIMRLRTGSTAGDAARRIGFDGKLVSINGQLVLPNTELKDGDVVEVRL is encoded by the exons ATGTCTTCATGCCGCTCTTCCACCATGTTCATTGGTCCAAAAACTTCTGTAATTATCCGGAGAAGTCGTTTTTTCATCGGCAAGCCAGCCAAATTCCGGTGCCTTTTGAGTCCAATTTTGCCGGAATTCGCGGTCACGGCGTCTCTGAGCTCAGTTCTCTCTTCCGGAAACATGATTGCGGCTGCCGCTGGATCGAGCACGGCTCATGGAGCTGTGACTTCAGCGATCACGCAAGTGGCGGTGACGGCGGTTGCGATTGCTTCCGGCGCTTGTCTCTCCACGAAGGTGGAGTTTCTGTGGCCTAAAGTTGATGAGCAACCAG GATCTCATATTCTTGATGGAGTAGATGTTACTGGGTATCCCATATTTAATGATGCAAAG GTGCAAAAGGCAATTGCATTTGCAAGGAAAGCTCACCATGGTCAGACAAGAAAAACGGGGGACCCCTATATATCCCACTGTATTCACACAGGCAAAATTTTAGCTGTTTTAGTCCCATCAGATGGTAAAAGA GCAGTTGATACAATTGTAGCTGGGATCCTCCATGACATAGTTGATGACACTTGTGAAAGTTTGGACAGCATAGAGCGAGAATTTGATTCTGATGCTGCAAAGTTGGTGGCTGGAGTTTCCCGACTGAGCTATATTAATCAG CTACTACGAAGACGCCGTAGAATGAGTGTAGGTCAGGATACCCTCAACCATGAAGAG GCAAATAATTTACGAGCAATGCTTCTGGGCATGGTTGACGATCCACGTGTCGTTCTCATCAAGCTTGCAGATCGACTTCATAATATGAGAACCAT ATATGCTCTACCTCCCAGCAAAGCCCAGGCTGTGGCACAGGAGACGTTAGCTATTTGGTGCTCACTTGCTTCCAGACTGGGTCTGTGGGCTCTTAAAGCTGAACTTGAAGATCTGTGCTTTGCTGTCCTTCAG CCTAAAGTGTTTCGTCAACTGAGGGCAGACCTTGTGTCCATGTGGAGCCCTAGTAACAATGGCAACCTGAGAAGAATATCAACAAAGTCAAGTGGTGTTGTACACTTTCACGAATGTGAAGAATCTGGAGATTTGGATGAGGAAAATAGCATGAAG GTTCTTTTGCAAGCTGTGCTTCCATTTGATCTCTTATTGGATAGAAAAAAACGTGTAGATTTTTCTCACAAATTTTCAACATGCTTGGATACTCCAAAAAAACCCAAAGTTGTGAGGGATGCTGGTGTTGCTCTGGCATCACTAGTAGTTTGTGAAGAAGCATTGGAGCGAGAATTATTTATTTCAACATC TTATGTTCCTGGAATGGAAGTATCGCTATCTGGACGGCTGAAAAGTCTGTATAGCATCTACAGTAAG ATGATAAGAAAAGATGTCGGAATCAGGAAAGTATATGATGCCAGAGCATTGAGGGTCATTGTTGGAGATAAGAATGGGACTTTGCATGGGCAGGCGGTTCAATGTTGTTACAATCTACTTAACATCATACACAA ACTTTGGGCCCCAATCGACGGCGAATTTGACGATTACATTGTCAACCCAAAACCAAGTGGTTACCAA TCACTTCATACTGCAGTGCAAGGGCCTGACTCTTCTCCTCTTGAAGTTCAAATACGAACACAG AGAATGCATGAGTATGCTGAACACGGGCTTGCTGCACATTGGTTATACAAGGAAGCAGAGAATATATTGCCATCAAAGATAATTGTAGATGATTCTAACATTGGGGTCTTGTCAGATTTTTCTgagaaaatagaaaatcaagCTTCCGTTGAGACTGATATGCTACTAAAATATAGCTCACTTAAAGTAGGTCATCCAGTTCTTAGAGTGGAAGCTGGCCAATTGCTTGCTGCAGTTATTGTCAG CGTAGATAATGATGGAAGAGAATTGCTTGTTGCTGTGGGTTTTGGTCTAGCTGCGTATGCTGCAGTAGCTGAAAGAAGATCCCCGTACCAAATAAAAAGATGGAAAGTTCATGCAGATCTGTTTAAAAAG GTATCGGATCAATGGTGGTGCGCACCAGGCCACGGGGATTGGTGTACTAACTTGGAAAAGTACACCCTTTGTCGAGATGGTATATACCATAAG CAAGACCAATTTGAACGATGTTTGCCTACTTTCATCCAAGTTATCGAGTTGACAGAGTGGGAAGAAGCTGAATACTGGGCTGTTGTCTCAGCTGTTTTTGAGGGGAAACCGACTACTCCATCTGTTTTCGACTCAAACTCTTTGAAGCCTACCTCTGCTTTTAATTCTGCTTTGCTGGACACTGGCATCAATAACAAG GTACAACTTCTGAGAACAATGCTTCAATGGGAAGAGCAGCTGCGTTCTGAAGCAGGGCTACGACAGCTTAAGTTCGACAGGAAATTCAGGAACACAGAATCGCTCTCTCTCGGTGAAGTTGCAGTGGTGTGCTGGCCGCACGGGGAAATAATGAGACTGCGCACTGGTAGCACAGCTGGTGATGCTGCTAGAAGGATCGGATTTGATGGGAAGCTCGTGTCGATAAACGGGCAGCTGGTGCTACCTAACACAGAGTTGAAAGATGGTGATGTAGTTGAAGTCAGGCTGTAA